In the genome of Nocardia sp. NBC_00416, one region contains:
- the metH gene encoding methionine synthase: protein MSASRSAEFDTTLLDTLARRVVIGDGAMGTMLQAVDLTLDDFRGLEGCNEILNDTRPEVLRHIHRSYFEAGADAVETNTFGCNLPNLADYGIADRIRDLSEKGTRLAREVADEMGPGPDGVPRYVLGSMGPGTKLPTLGHAPYAALRDAYTEAALGMLDGGADAVLVETCQDLLQVKAAITGTHRAMEQVGRRIPIITHVTVETTGTMLVGSEIGAALTALEPLGIDLIGLNCATGPDEMSEHLRYLSQHARIPVSVMPNAGLPVLGSHGAEYPLTPEELAAALRGFVADYGLALVGGCCGTTPEHIRQVAAAVREVETGLAPVGQRRSPEPEPSISSMYTAVPFQQDASVLMIGERTNANGSKAFREAMLAQDWTKCLDIAKDQTRDGAHMLDLCVDYVGRDGAVDMSELASRLATASTLPIMLDSTETPVLRAGLEHLGGRCAVNSVNFEDGDGPESRYQQTMRLVSEHGAAVVALTIDEEGQARTAEHKVAIAERLIADITGNWGLRDSDIIIDTLTFTLGTGQEESRRDGLETIEAIRELKRRHPEVQTTLGLSNISFGLNPAARQVLNSVFMNECVEAGLDSAIVHASKILPMSRIPDEQRETALDLVYDRRREGYDPLQTLMGLFEGVTTADSRASRADELAALPLFERLERRIVDGERGGMEADLDEAMGEVPPLRIINETLLSGMKTVGELFGSGQMQLPFVLQSAEVMKLAVAHLEPHMEATDDSGKGRVVLATVKGDVHDIGKNLVDIILSNNGYEVVNLGIKQPIATILDAALDKKADVIGMSGLLVKSTVVMKENLEELNSRGVADQFPVLLGGAALTRSYVENDLTDVYHGDVHYARDAFEGLRLMDEIMSRKRGDGPDPDSPEAVAERKKVAERKARHERSRRIAEQRRATETPIEVPDRSDVAADVPVPVPPFWGTRVIKGLPVHEYSGLLDERALFLGQWGLRGQRGGEGPGYEELVESDGRPRLRAWLDELSTQGVLQHAAVVYGYFPAVSEGDDVVVLTEPEPDAPQRHRFTFPRQQRDRFLCVADFIRSREDARRTGQVDVLPFQLVTMGQPIADFANQLFAADNYRDYLEVHGIGVQLTEALAEYWHRRIREELTLEGHAIAETDPADVADYFKLGYRGARYSFGYGACPDLEDRAKLVDLLDAARLGVTLSEELQLHPEQSTDAFVLLHPEAKYFSV from the coding sequence ATGTCTGCCTCCCGCTCCGCCGAGTTCGACACCACTTTGCTCGACACCCTCGCCCGGCGTGTTGTGATCGGCGACGGCGCGATGGGCACGATGCTGCAGGCCGTGGATCTCACACTCGACGACTTCCGCGGCCTGGAGGGCTGCAACGAGATCCTCAACGACACCCGGCCCGAGGTGCTGCGGCATATCCACCGGTCCTATTTCGAGGCCGGCGCCGACGCCGTGGAGACCAATACCTTCGGCTGCAACCTGCCCAACCTCGCCGACTACGGGATCGCCGACCGGATCCGGGACCTTTCGGAGAAGGGCACCCGGCTGGCCCGCGAGGTCGCCGACGAGATGGGCCCCGGACCCGACGGCGTGCCGCGCTACGTTCTCGGTTCGATGGGGCCCGGCACCAAGCTCCCCACTCTCGGGCATGCTCCGTACGCGGCCCTGCGCGACGCCTATACCGAAGCCGCGCTCGGCATGCTCGACGGCGGCGCCGACGCGGTCCTCGTGGAGACCTGCCAGGACCTGCTGCAGGTCAAGGCCGCCATCACCGGTACCCACCGGGCCATGGAGCAGGTCGGCCGCCGTATCCCGATCATCACCCACGTCACGGTGGAGACCACGGGCACCATGCTGGTGGGCAGTGAGATCGGCGCGGCGCTCACCGCGCTCGAACCCCTGGGCATCGACCTGATCGGCCTCAACTGCGCCACCGGACCGGACGAGATGAGCGAGCATCTGCGCTACCTCTCCCAGCACGCCCGTATCCCGGTATCGGTGATGCCCAACGCCGGGCTGCCGGTGCTCGGCTCGCACGGCGCCGAGTACCCGCTGACCCCCGAGGAGCTGGCCGCGGCACTGCGCGGTTTCGTCGCCGACTACGGTCTGGCCCTGGTCGGCGGCTGCTGCGGCACCACCCCGGAACACATCCGCCAGGTCGCCGCGGCGGTCCGCGAGGTCGAAACCGGGCTGGCGCCGGTCGGGCAGCGCCGCTCGCCCGAACCCGAGCCGAGTATCTCGAGCATGTACACCGCGGTGCCGTTCCAGCAGGACGCGAGTGTGCTGATGATCGGCGAACGCACCAACGCCAACGGGTCCAAGGCGTTCCGCGAGGCCATGCTCGCCCAGGATTGGACGAAATGCCTCGATATCGCCAAGGATCAGACCCGCGACGGCGCCCATATGCTCGATCTGTGCGTCGACTACGTCGGCCGTGACGGCGCCGTCGATATGTCGGAACTGGCTTCCCGGCTGGCCACCGCGTCCACGCTGCCGATCATGCTCGACTCCACCGAGACCCCCGTCCTGCGCGCGGGACTGGAACATCTGGGTGGGCGCTGCGCGGTGAACTCGGTGAACTTCGAGGACGGCGACGGCCCCGAATCGCGCTATCAGCAGACCATGCGCCTGGTGTCCGAACACGGCGCCGCGGTGGTCGCGCTGACGATCGACGAGGAGGGCCAGGCCCGCACCGCCGAGCACAAGGTCGCCATCGCCGAGCGGCTCATCGCCGATATCACCGGCAACTGGGGCCTGCGCGACAGCGATATCATCATCGACACCCTCACCTTCACCCTCGGCACCGGGCAGGAGGAGTCGCGGCGCGACGGCCTGGAGACCATCGAGGCCATCCGTGAGCTCAAACGCCGCCATCCCGAGGTGCAGACAACGCTGGGTCTGTCGAATATCTCGTTCGGCCTGAACCCCGCCGCGCGGCAGGTGCTGAACTCGGTGTTCATGAACGAATGCGTCGAGGCCGGGCTGGACAGCGCCATCGTGCACGCGTCGAAGATCCTGCCGATGAGCCGGATCCCGGACGAACAGCGCGAGACGGCGCTGGACCTCGTCTACGACCGCCGCCGGGAGGGCTACGACCCGCTGCAGACGCTCATGGGGCTCTTCGAGGGTGTGACGACCGCCGATTCCCGCGCCTCCCGCGCCGACGAACTGGCCGCGCTGCCGCTGTTCGAACGCTTGGAGCGGCGCATCGTCGACGGCGAGCGGGGCGGTATGGAAGCCGACCTCGACGAGGCGATGGGGGAGGTCCCGCCGCTGCGGATCATCAACGAGACCCTGCTGTCCGGGATGAAAACCGTCGGCGAACTGTTCGGGTCCGGGCAGATGCAGCTGCCGTTCGTGCTGCAGTCGGCCGAGGTCATGAAGCTCGCTGTGGCCCATCTGGAACCGCATATGGAGGCCACCGACGACAGCGGCAAAGGCCGCGTGGTGCTCGCCACGGTCAAGGGCGATGTGCACGATATCGGCAAGAACCTGGTGGACATCATCCTGTCCAACAACGGCTACGAGGTGGTGAACCTCGGGATCAAACAACCCATCGCGACCATCCTCGACGCCGCGCTGGACAAGAAGGCCGATGTCATCGGTATGTCCGGACTGCTGGTGAAATCCACCGTGGTGATGAAGGAGAACCTGGAGGAGCTCAACTCCCGGGGAGTCGCCGACCAGTTCCCGGTGTTGCTCGGCGGCGCCGCGCTCACCCGGTCGTATGTGGAGAACGATCTCACCGACGTCTACCACGGCGATGTGCACTACGCCCGCGACGCGTTCGAGGGCCTGCGGCTGATGGACGAGATCATGTCGCGCAAACGCGGCGACGGTCCCGACCCGGACAGCCCGGAGGCCGTCGCGGAACGGAAGAAGGTGGCCGAACGCAAGGCACGGCACGAACGTTCGCGCCGGATCGCCGAACAGCGGCGCGCCACCGAGACGCCGATCGAGGTACCCGACCGGTCGGATGTGGCCGCCGATGTGCCGGTGCCGGTGCCGCCGTTCTGGGGCACCCGGGTGATCAAGGGCCTGCCGGTGCACGAGTACTCCGGACTGCTGGACGAACGGGCGCTGTTCCTCGGCCAGTGGGGTCTGCGGGGTCAGCGCGGTGGCGAGGGGCCCGGCTATGAGGAACTGGTGGAGTCCGACGGCCGGCCGCGACTGCGGGCCTGGCTCGACGAGCTCAGCACCCAGGGCGTGCTACAGCACGCCGCCGTGGTGTACGGCTATTTCCCGGCCGTCTCCGAGGGCGACGACGTCGTCGTGCTCACCGAACCGGAACCCGATGCTCCGCAGCGTCACCGCTTCACCTTCCCGCGCCAGCAGCGGGACCGGTTCCTGTGCGTCGCCGACTTCATCCGCTCGCGCGAAGACGCGCGGCGGACCGGGCAGGTGGATGTGCTGCCGTTCCAGCTGGTCACCATGGGTCAGCCGATCGCCGATTTCGCCAATCAGCTCTTCGCCGCCGACAACTACCGGGACTACCTGGAAGTGCACGGAATCGGCGTCCAGCTGACCGAGGCGCTCGCCGAGTACTGGCATCGCCGGATCCGCGAGGAGCTCACCCTGGAGGGACACGCGATCGCCGAAACCGATCCGGCCGATGTCGCCGACTATTTCAAACTCGGTTACCGGGGTGCGCGCTACTCGTTCGGGTACGGCGCCTGCCCGGACCTGGAGGATCGCGCCAAACTGGTGGACCTGCTCGATGCCGCGCGGCTCGGGGTGACGCTGTCGGAGGAACTGCAGTTGCACCCGGAGCAGTCGACGGATGCGTTCGTCCTGCTGCATCCGGAGGCCAAATACTTCAGTGTCTGA
- a CDS encoding PAC2 family protein — protein MSSSESPVDRELPALRDPVLVAAFEGWNDAGDAASGAVEHLELIWDARPLAELDSEDYYDYQVNRPMVRQVEGVTREIVWPATVLSVCSPPGSDRDVVLLRGIEPNMRWRRFCADLLEFIDQLNVQTVVILGALLADTPHTRPVPVTGSAYSKEAAEQFNLEQTRYEGPTGITGVLQDECVKAGVPAVSFWAAVPHYVSQPPNPKATIALLHRVEDVLDIEVPLRELPQQAEEWESTVNEMTDADDEIAEYVRSLEERGDAAIDVNEAMAKIDGDALAAEFEKYLRRRGPGGFGR, from the coding sequence GTGAGCTCGAGTGAATCTCCGGTGGATCGGGAACTGCCCGCGTTGCGCGACCCGGTGCTCGTCGCCGCCTTCGAGGGGTGGAACGATGCTGGTGACGCGGCCAGTGGGGCGGTGGAACACCTGGAGTTGATCTGGGATGCGCGGCCGCTGGCCGAACTCGATTCCGAGGACTACTACGACTACCAGGTGAACCGGCCGATGGTGCGGCAGGTGGAAGGCGTCACCCGGGAGATCGTCTGGCCGGCGACCGTCCTGTCGGTGTGCTCCCCGCCCGGGAGCGACCGCGATGTGGTGTTGCTACGCGGTATCGAACCGAATATGCGGTGGCGGCGCTTCTGCGCCGATCTGCTCGAGTTCATCGATCAACTGAATGTGCAGACCGTGGTGATCCTGGGTGCGCTGCTGGCCGACACCCCGCACACCCGACCCGTACCGGTGACCGGTTCCGCGTACAGCAAGGAGGCGGCCGAGCAGTTCAATCTGGAGCAGACCCGCTACGAGGGGCCCACCGGGATCACCGGGGTCCTGCAGGACGAATGTGTGAAAGCGGGTGTCCCGGCGGTGTCGTTCTGGGCCGCGGTTCCGCACTACGTCTCGCAGCCGCCGAATCCGAAGGCGACGATCGCGTTGCTGCACCGGGTCGAGGATGTCCTCGATATCGAGGTGCCGTTGCGGGAACTACCGCAGCAGGCCGAGGAATGGGAGTCGACGGTCAACGAGATGACCGACGCCGACGACGAGATCGCCGAGTATGTGCGTTCGCTGGAGGAGCGCGGCGACGCCGCGATCGATGTGAACGAGGCGATGGCCAAGATCGACGGCGATGCCCTGGCAGCCGAATTCGAGAAGTATCTGCGGCGACGGGGACCCGGCGGCTTCGGTCGCTGA
- a CDS encoding XRE family transcriptional regulator, which produces MTAAEDRPLWAIRMRSERDARGWSQADAVRALRAKSSHNLPTDSTLLRNWRRWESGESRPDDFYAPLIAAAFDSVAAAFFPKARPSRDDELLTATGMDTLEFMGRLRMSDISTATLDAVRITAQRLCCDYADTDPHELHREASGWLRRIAALLDSRLTLAQHKEVLELAGWVALLLGCLDYDLGRRSSAEATRRAARSLGQEAGHPEIIGWSSELAAWFALTQGNHRGVIQAAEAVPAECAATGVGVQLAAQRAKAWARLGDRTAVDAALTEGRTLLNRLGHPDDLDNHFVVDPQKFDFYAMDCCRVVGDDAHAETYARAVLADSIALDGTVRNPMRVAEARLTLAVVAARARDLELAVAQGLRAFEAQRRSLPSLLCIGSEVAHELVANFPGDPRTRSFLDELRSLSGV; this is translated from the coding sequence GTGACTGCTGCTGAAGATCGTCCGCTGTGGGCCATCCGGATGCGCTCGGAACGTGATGCGCGTGGGTGGTCACAGGCGGACGCCGTACGCGCCCTGCGCGCCAAGTCGTCCCATAATCTCCCGACCGACAGCACCCTGCTACGTAATTGGCGGCGTTGGGAATCCGGCGAATCGCGTCCCGACGATTTCTACGCGCCGCTCATCGCGGCCGCCTTCGATTCGGTGGCGGCGGCGTTCTTTCCCAAGGCCCGCCCGAGCCGCGACGACGAATTGCTCACCGCCACCGGGATGGACACGCTCGAATTCATGGGCCGCCTACGGATGTCCGATATCTCGACCGCCACCCTGGACGCCGTGCGGATCACCGCCCAGCGATTGTGCTGCGACTACGCCGATACCGATCCGCACGAACTGCATCGCGAGGCGTCGGGCTGGTTGCGCCGGATCGCCGCGCTGCTCGACAGCCGCCTCACTCTGGCGCAGCACAAAGAGGTGCTGGAGCTGGCGGGCTGGGTCGCCCTGCTGCTCGGCTGCCTGGATTACGATCTGGGCCGGCGCAGCAGCGCCGAGGCCACCCGCCGTGCGGCGCGGTCGCTGGGCCAGGAGGCCGGGCACCCCGAGATCATCGGCTGGAGTTCGGAACTGGCGGCCTGGTTCGCGCTCACCCAGGGCAATCATCGCGGCGTCATCCAGGCGGCCGAGGCGGTTCCGGCGGAATGCGCGGCCACCGGTGTCGGCGTGCAGCTCGCCGCGCAGCGCGCGAAGGCCTGGGCCCGGCTCGGCGACCGCACCGCGGTGGACGCGGCGCTGACCGAGGGCCGCACCCTGTTGAACCGGCTCGGCCATCCCGACGATCTCGACAATCACTTCGTCGTGGACCCGCAGAAGTTCGATTTCTACGCCATGGACTGCTGCCGCGTGGTCGGCGACGACGCGCACGCCGAAACCTATGCCCGCGCGGTGCTCGCCGATTCGATCGCCCTCGACGGCACGGTCCGCAATCCGATGCGGGTCGCCGAAGCCCGGCTGACGCTGGCCGTGGTGGCCGCGCGCGCCCGCGATCTCGAATTGGCCGTCGCGCAGGGGTTACGCGCGTTCGAGGCGCAGCGACGCTCGCTGCCGTCGCTGCTGTGCATCGGCAGCGAGGTGGCGCACGAACTGGTCGCGAACTTCCCGGGCGACCCGCGCACCCGGAGCTTCCTGGACGAACTCAGGTCGCTATCGGGTGTCTGA
- a CDS encoding M15 family metallopeptidase, which produces MINRVRSLPRRTGVAAGILACAAAGLVLSTPHAAAAPAAGFPVPPLTEVAAAGTEGLDPLLALAYTMAEQEAHAQGVPMSINSGYRSPGEQRAMWEDGLATYGTPEETRRWVLPPEESTHVTGRAVDIAPREGAAWLEANGNRWGLCRTFDNEWWHFELVTLPGTGCPARVPDAAHR; this is translated from the coding sequence ATGATCAACCGGGTGCGCTCCCTTCCTCGCCGTACCGGTGTCGCGGCCGGAATCCTGGCGTGCGCGGCCGCCGGTCTGGTGCTCAGCACCCCGCACGCCGCCGCCGCGCCCGCGGCGGGGTTCCCGGTACCGCCGCTCACCGAAGTCGCGGCGGCCGGCACCGAGGGGCTGGACCCGCTGCTGGCGCTGGCCTACACCATGGCCGAGCAGGAAGCACACGCGCAGGGTGTGCCGATGTCGATCAATTCCGGCTACCGCAGCCCCGGAGAGCAGCGGGCGATGTGGGAGGACGGGCTGGCCACCTACGGAACCCCCGAGGAGACCCGGCGCTGGGTGCTGCCGCCGGAGGAGTCCACGCACGTCACCGGCCGGGCCGTCGATATCGCGCCCCGGGAGGGCGCGGCGTGGCTCGAGGCCAACGGCAACCGCTGGGGACTCTGCCGGACGTTCGACAACGAGTGGTGGCATTTCGAGCTGGTCACGCTGCCGGGGACCGGGTGCCCGGCTCGAGTGCCCGACGCCGCGCACCGCTGA
- a CDS encoding nitroreductase family deazaflavin-dependent oxidoreductase has translation MSSLSRLTGLSRRLNPLLAPLARTLPPLAVLHHQGRRSGRRYDTPVQAYRTDTGFVVALAYTTEADWAHNLLAAGSGEITRARQRYTITDPHRRGREADRHLPAFIAWMFRALGIDEFVEFDARPAGRH, from the coding sequence ATGTCCAGCCTCAGTCGCCTCACCGGACTCTCCCGCCGCCTCAACCCCTTGCTCGCGCCGCTCGCCCGCACCCTGCCGCCCCTGGCGGTGCTGCACCATCAGGGGCGCCGCAGCGGCCGCCGCTACGACACCCCGGTGCAGGCCTACCGCACCGACACCGGGTTCGTCGTCGCGCTCGCCTACACCACCGAGGCCGATTGGGCGCACAACCTGCTCGCCGCCGGGAGCGGCGAGATCACCCGTGCCCGACAGCGTTACACCATCACCGACCCGCATCGTCGCGGCCGTGAAGCGGATCGCCACCTGCCCGCATTCATAGCGTGGATGTTCCGCGCGCTCGGCATCGACGAGTTCGTCGAATTCGACGCGAGACCGGCGGGTCGCCACTGA
- a CDS encoding TetR/AcrR family transcriptional regulator codes for MVETRRRGEELEEAIYTAVLDEVAARGYAEATYSGIAARVGTSKPVLYRRWASKAEMVLAAVAARSHRLGGEFPDTGTLAGDLVAVLIAVRAWLPGVGRATVLGLLAELDDRLIEQLRSLLFQRGSVLLHSAVRRARSRGELGASEVPDQVLALPFDLARHDLLIRGVLTDERINEIVHDLVVPVLRHHSFDLPPSRDRPGSNE; via the coding sequence GTGGTCGAGACTCGCCGCAGAGGTGAAGAGCTCGAAGAGGCGATCTACACCGCTGTCCTCGACGAAGTCGCCGCGCGTGGATACGCCGAGGCGACCTATAGCGGGATCGCGGCGCGGGTGGGCACCAGCAAGCCTGTCCTCTACCGCCGTTGGGCGAGCAAAGCGGAGATGGTGCTGGCTGCCGTCGCGGCCAGGTCGCATCGGCTCGGCGGGGAGTTTCCCGATACCGGCACGCTGGCCGGCGATCTGGTCGCGGTGCTGATCGCGGTGCGGGCCTGGCTGCCCGGGGTCGGGCGGGCGACCGTACTGGGTTTGCTCGCCGAACTGGACGACCGGCTGATCGAGCAGCTGCGGTCGCTGCTGTTCCAGCGTGGCAGCGTGCTGCTGCACTCGGCGGTGCGGCGGGCTCGGTCACGCGGCGAGCTCGGCGCATCCGAGGTCCCCGATCAGGTGCTGGCGCTTCCATTCGACCTCGCCCGCCACGATCTGCTGATCCGCGGTGTCCTGACCGACGAGCGCATCAATGAGATCGTTCACGACCTGGTGGTACCGGTGTTGCGGCACCACAGCTTCGACCTACCGCCGAGCCGGGACCGCCCGGGCTCCAACGAGTAG
- a CDS encoding helix-turn-helix domain-containing protein produces MPAGSTLPRRALGRQLRNLRERNDISQAAAARIAETSSQTYGRLEDGRITKVTDMLLNTLANAYQTTDAERRLLLTLAQEIRTSAATGGGWWRAYADSMATNFDYYLSLEGAANWVTSWQTTLVPGLLQTREYRRAITWATSPETAPADVDRMLDMAAKRQGMLDEAGFRFEALIAEGTLHYQVGSAAIMAAQVQNLVDRSEQAEIRIVPFRAKNPAGLIASPFVLFSFPPLLTSKLQEPPVAYVEGLAGDLYLERETEVSRFSHEANMIRQVALPRSASRDLILKAMKEWQA; encoded by the coding sequence ATGCCCGCTGGATCTACCCTTCCGAGAAGAGCTCTGGGCCGTCAGCTGCGCAACCTCCGCGAACGCAACGACATCAGCCAGGCGGCAGCTGCGCGTATCGCCGAGACGAGCTCCCAGACATACGGTCGGCTGGAAGACGGCCGAATCACCAAAGTGACCGATATGCTGCTGAATACGTTGGCGAACGCCTACCAAACGACCGATGCCGAACGTCGATTACTGCTTACGCTCGCGCAAGAGATTCGGACCTCTGCAGCAACCGGGGGCGGCTGGTGGCGGGCCTACGCGGACTCGATGGCCACCAATTTCGACTACTACCTATCGCTCGAAGGCGCGGCCAACTGGGTAACAAGCTGGCAGACGACTCTGGTTCCCGGCCTGCTACAGACCCGCGAATACCGCCGCGCCATCACGTGGGCAACATCTCCCGAAACCGCTCCCGCAGATGTCGATCGAATGTTGGACATGGCGGCGAAGCGTCAAGGAATGCTCGATGAAGCAGGTTTTCGGTTCGAAGCGCTGATCGCCGAGGGAACCCTCCACTATCAAGTCGGCAGCGCGGCGATCATGGCCGCTCAGGTACAGAACCTTGTGGATCGGTCCGAACAGGCCGAAATTCGAATCGTCCCTTTTCGGGCCAAGAACCCCGCCGGTCTCATCGCCTCGCCGTTCGTGCTGTTCTCATTCCCGCCGTTGCTGACATCCAAGCTCCAGGAGCCTCCCGTCGCATACGTCGAAGGGTTGGCCGGAGACCTCTACCTCGAGCGAGAGACAGAAGTTAGCAGATTCTCACACGAAGCGAACATGATTCGGCAGGTAGCGTTGCCCAGGTCGGCATCCAGGGACCTGATACTGAAGGCAATGAAGGAGTGGCAAGCGTGA
- a CDS encoding DUF397 domain-containing protein — MIDQTAAKWFKSSRSHGGKDCVEAAHLDGGRVGVRDSKNPGGPALIFASKEWDAFLMSAKGGGFDRP; from the coding sequence GTGATCGACCAGACGGCCGCGAAGTGGTTCAAGAGCAGCCGCAGTCATGGCGGCAAAGACTGCGTAGAGGCCGCGCATCTGGACGGTGGCCGGGTCGGCGTGCGCGACAGCAAGAATCCGGGCGGCCCCGCTCTGATTTTCGCCTCGAAGGAGTGGGACGCCTTTCTTATGAGCGCGAAGGGCGGCGGTTTCGATCGGCCCTAG
- a CDS encoding putative immunity protein: protein MNIQRKPATPREPRTPDFALTSNELRAVTAFAVAAAEQVLPVFQAQHPDDDRPSEALAAALAFARGGRRSRAQRVAAPAAHRAAKEAASPVAFHAAMAAGDAAASAYLHPLADAVQVNHILRAAAHTIRVFELCPAGEEQDAGDPVERIIDLATPLLIDVLRRYPRIDAGTNRVGRLVHELDDRLRDQSRAPRASHDRAAEQR, encoded by the coding sequence GTGAACATTCAGCGAAAGCCCGCCACCCCGCGCGAACCGCGCACACCGGACTTCGCCTTGACCTCGAACGAGCTCAGGGCAGTGACCGCTTTCGCCGTCGCCGCGGCCGAACAGGTGCTCCCGGTCTTCCAGGCGCAGCACCCCGACGACGACAGGCCCAGCGAAGCACTCGCCGCCGCCCTCGCGTTCGCGCGGGGAGGCCGCCGCTCCCGAGCCCAACGGGTAGCAGCGCCGGCGGCCCACCGTGCCGCGAAAGAAGCGGCGTCGCCGGTCGCGTTCCATGCCGCGATGGCCGCGGGCGATGCCGCGGCGTCGGCGTACCTGCATCCGCTGGCGGATGCCGTCCAGGTCAACCACATTCTGCGCGCGGCCGCACACACGATCCGGGTGTTCGAATTGTGCCCCGCCGGCGAGGAACAGGACGCGGGCGACCCTGTCGAGCGCATCATCGACCTCGCGACACCGCTGTTGATCGACGTCCTCCGCCGCTACCCGAGGATCGACGCCGGAACGAACCGGGTCGGCCGGCTGGTGCACGAGCTCGACGACCGTCTGCGGGACCAGTCGCGGGCTCCGCGCGCATCACACGACCGAGCGGCGGAGCAGCGATGA
- a CDS encoding putative immunity protein: MILPKIRDPRMVTIRRGGSLTDADHQLLALWAAACAEHVLDFFERELPEDPRPRNAVAAARAWARGDMPMMRARAAGGHAMGAARPLVGAARFAAYAAGQAACVGHVAEHDLGAAAYAIKAARSAHPDDSRAGRIERDWQRAQLPDPIRALVLEDQLRRDGICWSVFSD, encoded by the coding sequence ATGATTCTGCCGAAAATCCGAGACCCCCGGATGGTGACGATCCGTCGGGGTGGCTCGCTGACCGACGCCGATCATCAGTTGCTCGCGCTGTGGGCCGCCGCGTGCGCCGAGCATGTTCTGGACTTCTTCGAGCGGGAGCTGCCCGAGGATCCACGGCCTCGCAACGCCGTCGCGGCGGCGCGAGCGTGGGCGCGGGGCGATATGCCGATGATGCGGGCCCGCGCGGCCGGTGGTCACGCGATGGGCGCGGCCAGGCCGCTCGTCGGCGCGGCCCGGTTCGCCGCCTACGCCGCCGGACAGGCCGCCTGCGTCGGTCATGTCGCCGAACACGATCTCGGCGCCGCCGCCTACGCGATCAAGGCCGCCCGCAGCGCGCACCCCGATGATTCTCGGGCGGGGCGGATCGAGCGCGACTGGCAGCGCGCGCAGCTCCCCGACCCGATCCGCGCTCTTGTCCTCGAAGACCAGCTCCGGCGCGACGGCATCTGCTGGTCGGTCTTCTCCGACTGA